Genomic segment of Candidatus Abyssobacteria bacterium SURF_5:
GAAATCGCCTTTCAGGATGGCTTCCTTCGAGAAGATGCCGGATATGTGCGGCCAGTTCTCCGGATACTCCTTGTACCTGCAGCAGAAGACGCGCGCGGTAGATATCTTGTCGGCCGGCTTCGGGCGGATGCGGCAGTCGTAGATGGCGAACTCCTCGAAGTCGGTCAGGATCGAGAGCGGCAGTTTCGAGCTCCAGGCGTAGCGGCGTAGCTGGAAGGCGGGCGTGTCGTCTTTCAACGGGCCGTCGGCCAGCAGCTTGACGGCGGGCTTTTTGGCCTCGACAAAGAACTTGCGCGCGCCGCCGATGCGGAAGCAGTAGTCGGGCGCGCCGATCTTGATGGCGTCCTCGTGGATGACTTCCTTGTAGGCTTCGGCGTAGCCGTGCTCGTTGTAGACGTCCCAGCCGAGCGCCTGGAAGAACGGGTTGAGGAATTCGAGGCGAAGCTGGGCCTCGTTGTATGCGGGCGAGCGGTAGGAGTCGATGTTGCGCTCGAAGCGCTCGATGAGGGCGAGGATTTCGGATGGCGAGGTCATATTTTTAAAGAAAAGACGTTTTCATCCGCTGATTCCGCAGATTTTCTCAGATTTGTCAAAAGTCTAAGACTGGATTCCTGCCCCGGATCAAGTCCAGGGCGGGCTCTCCGCAGGAATGACTTGATTCCTATACCTTCTCCCTTTTGCGAACATTTTAGCACATAGACGCAAATTTGAGAAGGAAATCCTTTTCGCTCGAATGGTTTCAGGTTTCGGGTTTCCAGGCATGGCTGGGACCGTGCATCCTGGATTCCTGCCCCGGATCGGGGTCCGGGGCAAGCTTTATAACGGAAGAAAATCTGCGCTCCAAAACATTTTCCGCCAGCATCACAATCTCCTGTTGCGTCGAAAGCAGCTTCGAAAATTTTGCAGACAGTCCAAATGTTGCTGGTTCTTTCTGCCAATAATCTGAAGATTGCCTGCGGCTGCTCTGTTCAGTAGTACAAGAGAGATGTCTTGCGCCCTCTGCTTGCTTGGCGGCTGGCGGGCTTGTGTTTGATGTTGTCCGACTCATTTTCCGGATGGGGAATCTGAAGCGGGTTTCCTGCAGGTGGCTCTCTCTCAGGCCAGCTTCCCGAACCAGCCGCGCCGTTCCATCCATTTCGCGAATTCCAGCACGGGCACGACGGTTGCGGCAAGGGCGACAACGATCAGCCAGTCAAGCAATGGCAGGGAATACGTGGTGAACGGCTCATGCAGAATCGGCAGATAGACGATCAGAGACAGGAGGGCAAGTTCCCACACGATGGCGAGATTCAGCCATTTATTGGAAAACGGACGCTCAAAAACGGAGTTCCGATCGGAACGATAGGAGTATGCCTTGAAGAACTGAACCAGTATCAAAGAGACAAAAGTCATTGTCATCGCTTCCGTAGTGCCACGGCTGGAGCCAAGCGCCCACATGAAGAGTCCGAGGTTGATGATACCCGACCAGATACCGCCGCTAAGCATCAGGATCACCACCGTCCGGGAAAAGATGCCGAGGTGCGGGTCTCTCGGTTTCCGCCGCATCAGGTCTTTTTCAAAGGGGTCGACGGCAAGGGCCAAAGCCGGCAATCCGTCGGTGGCGAGATTGACGTACAGGATCTGGACCGCGCTCAGGGGCAGCGGGAGGCCAAGCAGCGAAGCGCCCACCATCAGGCCGATTTCGCCGATATTGGAAGAGAGCAGGAACATCAGATACTTCTTGATATTCGAGAAGACGCCGCGCCCCTCTTCCACGGCTGCGACAATGGAGGCGAAGTTGTCATCGGTCAAAGTCATGTCGGCGGCTTCCTTTGTCACGTCGGTTCCTGTTATCCCCATCGCGATACCGATATCGGCCTTCTTAAGGGCGGGAGCGTCATTAACGCCGTCGCCCGTCATTGCGACGAAATAGCCTTTTTTTTGCAGAGCGCCCACCACGCGAAGCTTGTGCTCGGGCGAGACGCGGGCGTAGACCTGAATGTTGTCAACGTCGCTTTCCAGATCGGCGTCGGTCATCGCCTCCAATTCCGCGCCGGTTATGACGCGCCCCTCTTCGAGCACGCCTAATTCGCGTGCGATCGCCTGCGCGGTGAGCGGATGATCGCCGGTAATCATCACCGTCTTGATGCCCGCCTGTTTGCAGGTGTCGACTGCCGATTTCGCCTCGGGGCGCGGCGGATCGATCATTCCCACCAGCCCGAGGAAGACCATGTCGCGCTCGACGTTTTCGATATCCGTATCCGCTTTATAGGCCAAACCCAGCACGCGCAACGCGTCGCTCGCCATTCGTTGTTCCGTCTCCAAAATCTGCTGTTTCTGTTCTGAGGTCAGTTCGACTTCGCCGGCCTCGGTCAGTTGTTTTGCGCACGAATTGATGATAACTTCCGGAGCTCCCTTCGAATAGGCGACGGTACCCTTCGAAGTAGAGTGGAGCGTCGTCATGCGCTTGCTTTCCGAGGTGAACGGAATTTCATTAATACGCGGAAATTCGGCTTCCAGTTCATCCTTTTTCAAGCCGGCCTTTGCCGCCGCAACAATCAGCGCGCCCTCTGTCGGATCGCCTTTTATCTGCCACTGCCCGCCCTCCTGGCCGGAGGAGAGGGCCGCGTCCGAGGCAAGTACGCCGGCGCGAAGCACGTGCATAAGCAGGTCAGGCGGATTGATGGCGGACCCATTCCGGAAGAATTCGCCATGCGGGTCATATCCCGATCCCGAGACTTCTACGCTCTTGCCGTCGAAGTGAATCTTTCGGACGGTCATCTCGTCTTTGGTAAGGGTCCCCGTTTTGTCGGAACATATGATGGAAGTGCTGCCGAGGGTTTCGACGGCGGAAAGCCGCCGGATGAGCGAGTTGCGCTTGACCATCCGCTGGACTCCGATGGCCAGCGAGATGGTAACAACGGCGGGCAAGGCTTCCGGGACAACGGCCACAGCCAGGGCGATCCCGAACACCAACATCTCGAAGAACGGCTGGTCCCGGAGAAGCCCCAGACCGATAATGATAATGACAACCGCGAAGCCGACACGGGCAAGGATGTGGCCGAGCCTGTCCAGATTTTTTTGCAGCGGAGTCCTGCTGATCTCCACTTCCTGGAGCATCCGGGCGATCTTGCCGAACTCGGTCTGCATCCCGGTGGCCACAACCACGCCGCGCCCGCGGCCATAGCTGGCGACGGTGCCCGCATAAATCATGTTCTTGCGGTCGCCCAGGGCCAGACCGCTCTCATGAAGCGGAGCGTCGATCTTGCCCACCGGCACCGACTCGCCGGTCAGGGCGGATTCTTCAATCTGCAGGTTCACCGCCTCAAGCAGCCGCGCGTCCGCCGGGATTCGATCACCTGATTGGATCAGGATGATATCGCCGGGAACAATATCTCTTGCGGGAACCTCTGCCTCCTCGCCGTCCCGAACCACAGTCGCGGTGGGCGCAGCCATCTGCTTCAAGGCGTCAAGCGCGCGTTCAGCCCGGTATTCCTGGATGAATCCGAGGAGCACTGCGAACAGGAGAATAACTGTGATGGCGATGGCCTCAAGCATGTGCCCCAGCAAAAAGGATAGGACTACCGCAACAATGAGGATCATGATGAGTATGTTCTTGAACTGCTCGAACAGAATCGACCACGGCGAGATTCTGCGGGCGGCCTGAAGCTCGTTCGCGCCGTATTCCTCAAGCCGGCGTTCAACCTCCTGCTTGCTCAAGCCCCGCTTGGGGTCCGTCTTCAATCTCAGGATCAATTCGCCGCTGCCAAGCTGGTAATATTCCTTGTCGTTATCGGTCATCCGGATTATGCCTTCTCTTCCCTGAGGTCGAGCCAAACTAATTTGCCGGCGTATACTCTGCCGGCTGCCTTATTCTACCACTGGAATTTTAGCAGGTAGCCGTACAATTGTCTAAACGGCTTAAGGGACAATCCTGCAAACGGAAGAAGATATTTTTTTAATACGTCTGAGATCGCGCACACATGTAAGATTAAAGGATCTGATAATCATATAAGCGCGCGCATTTTGGGGAAAAAGTCAAGCGGGGGCGCCGTTCAGTGCCATGGACTCCTGCCCCGCAAGCCGAAGGACTTTGGTTATTACTTTCCCTCTGGTCTTCCGGCAGCCTCCGCCCCCGCCGCTCCATAGCGAGCAACGCTCATGATGTTCGAGTTCTTGAAAACGGAAACAGCGAAGTTGACGGCCTCTTCGGCCTGATCAAACCGTACATGTGGAATGATTTTTTTCATATGCACCTCCTCTGGATTATCTCCGGGACAAAGCGCCAACTGCCAGTCGAGGTGCCGGTCAGCAGCCAGAGTTTCATTATCTACGGGAAATCGGAGTATATGGGAACGTGCGGAGAATTATGGTGGGCCTTTTCCCTCTTGATGTGCAGCCGATGGCGGTGGAATGAAGCCGCCAAGATCATTGACCAGCCTCTGAAACTCCTCGGAGTCGTACAGCATACGGCCAGCGACCTCGATCAAAGCGTCCACGCTTTCATCCGGCAGATTAAAGGACGTGGGAATGCCCGAAAAATATTTGCGCTCGTCCTCGTCCGGCAATGCGCTGAAGGCGACCTCAATCGCGTAACATTCGATTGGCTGTTTCCCTTCCCGCGCGCTTTCGGTTGTCCATTGCTTCATCGACCTTCGAAGGAGATCGATCGTCTCGTAGTTGTAACTGCTGATCATCACCGACGAAAACATGCCGAGTATCCCGAAAAGTCCGGGACCGGTGGGCAACAGGCCCCATGTCCTGTGGGTTTCCTTCTCGGCGTTCACAATAATGAAGGCGACTCGTCGGATATTTTCTCGGCCGAGGGCTTTCAACGTCTCTTCGAGACCGCCTCGGCCAAGAATGACTTCGAGCGGTCCTCTCAGAGCGAGATTGTCGGCGACGCCGCCGTCAACCAGATGAATATAGGGCTTCTCTTCGGAATCAAGATACGTATTCACATGAGTGGCGACATAGAAAGCGCGGCTCGTGGTATCCCGCTCCTCGAGCGCTTCCTTGACCCACGGCTTCGGCTCGAAACCGCATGTGCCGGCGTAGTTGCGAAGAGTGACCGAGGTGAACGCTCCGGGAAACGCCGCCGAGGCAGTCACCGCGCGAGCGATGGGAAAGCCGTCGAGGTTCGAGCATATGAGAGCGAAGTACGCAGGCGTGAATCCGAAATAGATGCCGTCGGCGATGTCGGTCGCCTGAATGAACAATCGCGGCGTGTCTTTATCAAGAAGGTCTTTGAATGTAGCGCCGTGAAACAGAAGGTTGTCAAAATATTGGGCTGCAAGATCACTCCTCCCATAGCGCGGTGACGCCAGCCGGATCAGGTTGATCGGAAAGAGCCCCCGCAAGATGAGGTCTCGGTTGACATTCCGGTACAAGAAGCGCTCCTTGAAGTCGATGAACGTCTGGTCGCCATACAACACGTAATATGCCGACGTGACGCTCCCGCCCGACACAGACGAAATTATGTCGACGCGGTCGAGCAGGGCGCCATGATCCTCGCCCGCGCCCTCTTCAAGACCGGACGCAGGAATTGAAATCTCATCGAGCGCCTCAAGAACGCCATAGGATAGCGCCGCTGCGCGCGTGCCTCCGCCCGAGAACGCAAGCACCAGCAGCAGATCATCGGACTGGGGTCCAACCGTGGGAGCAAGATAACTCAGCATCGTGTCGTACCGCTCGACCCTCTGATTGACGGGATAATGCGCGCACGACGAGACGAAACCAAGAAGCAGGGTGATGACCGGCAGGAGCATTGGGGGCGCCGGCGCCGCCCGAAAACACGGCCATTCCGGCGGACCTTTCGGGCGTCTCCGTATAAAAGCCATCACTCAATCCTCGCGTTGCTTACATTATTTCCTAAACCAGTCAGTTTCGCCAATCATTCCTGATCCGTTTTTTGTGGGACGCCTCGAATCTGTCTGCTCCTGAGGCTGTGATAGATGGTGAGAGCAAGGTTCGGCGGGACCATCAGCGCCGAGTACGCGACCACGGCATACAACCCAACCCTTCCCGGAGAACTCTGCAAAGCGATAACCAGACAGAGCGGGGCGTTGCGAAAACTTGTTCCAGTGGCCAAAATCCGCCGCCCGCCCTTCTCGGGCCCGCCCAACAGCCAGCCGACAGCCATCGACACAAGGATGAGAGCGAGCATCACCAGGATTGCCTTGCCGCCAATCGCCCGCGTCGCCTCCCGCCTCATTCCGAGCGTCAAAACAACCATTGCAACGAATGACAGCGTCCCGACGAGAGCAATCGGTTTGGTCAGCGCTTCCGCCGCCGCTTCGGAAAAGCCCCGAATGGCAAACCCAAGCAGCAAAGGCAACAACAGGTACAGCAGCAGGAAAAGAATGACCCTTCCATACACCATCGCCATCGGCGCGCCGGCAGGCAGAAGCACTTTTGCAAGAAGCGGTGTAATGAAGACCGCCAGCACCGAGAGCAGAAAGAGCAGGCCGGCCCCGAAGCTGATCTCCGGCTCGTTCCCCTTGCTGGAAAATTGAATCGCCCCCACTCCTCCCGGAGCGGCCGCCAGCAAAAGGATGGCCGTCGCAACATCCGGCGCGAGAGGAACGAGCCTGACAATAATTAATCCGAGAAGCGGCACAAGCACAACGTTCGCGAGCAGCGAGCGCGCCAACAGGCTGCGGTTGTTCAGAGAAGCCAGAATTTCGCCGCCGCTCACCTTGAGGCCAATGGCCAGAAGTGTCGTGACGAGAAACAGCAAAGCCGCCACTCTGACTTCAGGCTCAATCATGATTTTCCGCCTCGAATCTCAAACGATACCTCGCGAAGCCGAGGGGGCTGCCTCGATTGCGGGGGATGACTTTATCTTTCCCGGGTTTGCAGGCAAAATCAGCAGGAAGGGACCGTGGAAATTACGCGTAATCCGCGATCAATTATGCGAGAGCATGCAGTCCACAACTCTTTTTTCAATTCCTCTCTAGTTGGACGGCAAGAACACCTCCACTGTCGTCCCTTTCCCTTGCTCGCTCGATATCGCCATTGTGCCGCGATGAGCCTCGATGATCTTTCTGCTGATGCTCAAACCCAATCCGATTCCCTCAGGTTTGGTGGTAAAAAACGGTTCTGCAACCCGTGCCTGATTCTCGGGGGAAATCCCCCGCCCGGTGTCCGAGACGGCGATATCAGCCTTGTCCGATGTGCATGTCGCTCGTATCCACATCTCGCCTCCGTCGGGCATCGCTTCGGCCGCATTAACAAGGATATTGCATAAAGCCCGTATCAGTTTTTCCTTGTCCACCTGCAGCGTCTTGTTTGGGCACGAGAATTCTCTGTGAATAGTGATCTTGTCCAGCCGCCTCTTCACTTTGGTGAGGGCGGCTTCTATCAATCCTTCAGTTGTGGTCTCGCTGACATTCGGATGCACGGGCAGGGCATAGAGTATGATTTGGCCGATTATCTCTTCTATGGCGGTCACTCCGTAATGAAGTTCCTGCAAAATGGGTTCTCCCTTCTTATCGCTCTCCGCCTCTCTCTCCAAAGTTTCAACTCCACCGCGGATTATTTGGAGCGGATTTCTCACCTCATGGGCCACAAACGCAACCATCCGTTCCAAAGCGGCCGCCTTGGCCGCCTGCTGAAACATGACAAACTTCTCTCGCATCGAAGTGAGATCGAGAGCAATCCCAATGACCTTTCTCACCGCACCCTGCTCATCGTAAAGAAAAAAGCGCCGGTCGTTAATCCAGCGGACACAGCCGTCCGGGCGAATGATCCGGTACTGCGTCGGTTGTTCGTAATGATCAAGCCATTGCTCCACGCGAGGCCGATCATCCGGATGAATCGACTCGATAAAGATGCG
This window contains:
- a CDS encoding restriction endonuclease subunit M is translated as MTSPSEILALIERFERNIDSYRSPAYNEAQLRLEFLNPFFQALGWDVYNEHGYAEAYKEVIHEDAIKIGAPDYCFRIGGARKFFVEAKKPAVKLLADGPLKDDTPAFQLRRYAWSSKLPLSILTDFEEFAIYDCRIRPKPADKISTARVFCCRYKEYPENWPHISGIFSKEAILKGDF
- a CDS encoding cation-translocating P-type ATPase; its protein translation is MTDNDKEYYQLGSGELILRLKTDPKRGLSKQEVERRLEEYGANELQAARRISPWSILFEQFKNILIMILIVAVVLSFLLGHMLEAIAITVILLFAVLLGFIQEYRAERALDALKQMAAPTATVVRDGEEAEVPARDIVPGDIILIQSGDRIPADARLLEAVNLQIEESALTGESVPVGKIDAPLHESGLALGDRKNMIYAGTVASYGRGRGVVVATGMQTEFGKIARMLQEVEISRTPLQKNLDRLGHILARVGFAVVIIIIGLGLLRDQPFFEMLVFGIALAVAVVPEALPAVVTISLAIGVQRMVKRNSLIRRLSAVETLGSTSIICSDKTGTLTKDEMTVRKIHFDGKSVEVSGSGYDPHGEFFRNGSAINPPDLLMHVLRAGVLASDAALSSGQEGGQWQIKGDPTEGALIVAAAKAGLKKDELEAEFPRINEIPFTSESKRMTTLHSTSKGTVAYSKGAPEVIINSCAKQLTEAGEVELTSEQKQQILETEQRMASDALRVLGLAYKADTDIENVERDMVFLGLVGMIDPPRPEAKSAVDTCKQAGIKTVMITGDHPLTAQAIARELGVLEEGRVITGAELEAMTDADLESDVDNIQVYARVSPEHKLRVVGALQKKGYFVAMTGDGVNDAPALKKADIGIAMGITGTDVTKEAADMTLTDDNFASIVAAVEEGRGVFSNIKKYLMFLLSSNIGEIGLMVGASLLGLPLPLSAVQILYVNLATDGLPALALAVDPFEKDLMRRKPRDPHLGIFSRTVVILMLSGGIWSGIINLGLFMWALGSSRGTTEAMTMTFVSLILVQFFKAYSYRSDRNSVFERPFSNKWLNLAIVWELALLSLIVYLPILHEPFTTYSLPLLDWLIVVALAATVVPVLEFAKWMERRGWFGKLA
- a CDS encoding patatin-like phospholipase family protein, producing the protein MAFIRRRPKGPPEWPCFRAAPAPPMLLPVITLLLGFVSSCAHYPVNQRVERYDTMLSYLAPTVGPQSDDLLLVLAFSGGGTRAAALSYGVLEALDEISIPASGLEEGAGEDHGALLDRVDIISSVSGGSVTSAYYVLYGDQTFIDFKERFLYRNVNRDLILRGLFPINLIRLASPRYGRSDLAAQYFDNLLFHGATFKDLLDKDTPRLFIQATDIADGIYFGFTPAYFALICSNLDGFPIARAVTASAAFPGAFTSVTLRNYAGTCGFEPKPWVKEALEERDTTSRAFYVATHVNTYLDSEEKPYIHLVDGGVADNLALRGPLEVILGRGGLEETLKALGRENIRRVAFIIVNAEKETHRTWGLLPTGPGLFGILGMFSSVMISSYNYETIDLLRRSMKQWTTESAREGKQPIECYAIEVAFSALPDEDERKYFSGIPTSFNLPDESVDALIEVAGRMLYDSEEFQRLVNDLGGFIPPPSAAHQEGKGPP
- a CDS encoding PAS domain S-box protein, with protein sequence MTGPEGIFMDDSGKSRKELLREVRTLRLQVEEWKNLAQKRKEMVEDSEAKFLQLTEDIDEVFWMRTPGARGLQYVSRSFELIWGRSREELYMDPLRIFIESIHPDDRPRVEQWLDHYEQPTQYRIIRPDGCVRWINDRRFFLYDEQGAVRKVIGIALDLTSMREKFVMFQQAAKAAALERMVAFVAHEVRNPLQIIRGGVETLEREAESDKKGEPILQELHYGVTAIEEIIGQIILYALPVHPNVSETTTEGLIEAALTKVKRRLDKITIHREFSCPNKTLQVDKEKLIRALCNILVNAAEAMPDGGEMWIRATCTSDKADIAVSDTGRGISPENQARVAEPFFTTKPEGIGLGLSISRKIIEAHRGTMAISSEQGKGTTVEVFLPSN